Proteins from one Malania oleifera isolate guangnan ecotype guangnan chromosome 4, ASM2987363v1, whole genome shotgun sequence genomic window:
- the LOC131153462 gene encoding serine/threonine-protein kinase ZRK1-like isoform X4, with amino-acid sequence MELWPTLSMDPMKEGCRLYHGNNVAKLFDLSLCMSIPDGESHIQVSRIVGRKGYMAPEYAMHGRANEKSDVFSFGMLLLEILSGQSISCLNEKDDSPMWEHSARVKHYIKSNEFNKIVDPTILTEAGWPEKEQQLQDFTALAFRCISETEDDRPTMTDVAKQLRQIEQSATC; translated from the exons ATGGAACTTTGGCCGACACTCTCTATGGATCCAATGAAAGAGGGTTGCCGCCTCTACCATGGAAAT AATGTTGCGAAGCTATTTGATTTATCACTTTGTATGTCCATTCCTGACGGCGAATCGCACATACAAGTTTCTCGAATTGTTGGAAGAAAAGGATATATGGCACCGGAGTATGCAATGCACGGTCGTGCCAATGAGAAATCTGATGTTTTTTCTTTTGGTATGCTTCTACTTGAGATTTTAAGTGGACAGAGCATTTCTTGTCTGAACGAGAAGGATGACAGTCCTATGTGGGAACATTCTGCTCGTGTGAAGCATTATATCAAAAGCAATGAGTTCAACAAGATTGTGGATCCAACCATACTGACAGAGGCAGGATGGCCAGAGAAAGAGCAACAATTACAAGATTTTACTGCTCTTGCTTTTAGATGCATTAGTGAAACAGAAGACGATAGGCCGACAATGACTGATGTAGCAAAACAACTTAGACAAATTGAGCAGTCTGCAACTTGTTAG
- the LOC131153462 gene encoding non-functional pseudokinase ZED1-like isoform X2 yields MKAWLRMKNARATVDTPLMRNGGMLLKQLISSCNGECNPIRCFSAKELQTATNNYDKSRILLDDCVYRLYKGTLEGRPICIKKFHPYYNFQNRIQSIIDEIVVASQMSTHKNVLKLLGCSLETEIPILVYEFTESNGTLADTLYGSNERGLPPLPWKCRLKVAKDIAHAFAYLHTGFSRPIIHRDVTPDIFFLDQQNVAKLFDLSLCMSIPDGESHIQVSRIVGRKGYMAPEYAMHGRANEKSDVFSFGMLLLEILSGQSISCLNEKDDSPMWEHSARVKHYIKSNEFNKIVDPTILTEAGWPEKEQQLQDFTALAFRCISETEDDRPTMTDVAKQLRQIEQSATC; encoded by the coding sequence ATGAAGGCATGGTTGAGGATGAAGAATGCACGAGCAACAGTTGACACACCTTTGATGAGAAACGGTGGAATGTTACTGAAGCAGTTGATCTCATCTTGTAATGGAGAGTGCAATCCTATCCGTTGCTTCTCTGCTAAAGAGCTCCAAACAGCAACAAATAACTACGACAAAAGTCGCATTCTACTTGATGACTGTGTTTATAGATTGTATAAGGGCACTCTTGAAGGCAGGCCAATTTGCATTAAGAAGTTTCACCCttattataattttcaaaatcgtATTCAGTCAATTATAGATGAAATTGTTGTTGCCTCTCAGATGAGTACTCACAAGAATGTTCTGAAGCTCTTAGGATGCAGCCTAGAGACGGAAATTCCCATTCTAGTGTACGAATTCACTGAGAGTAATGGAACTTTGGCCGACACTCTCTATGGATCCAATGAAAGAGGGTTGCCGCCTCTACCATGGAAATGTAGGTTAAAGGTCGCAAAGGACATAGCACATGCGTTTGCGTATCTACACACGGGCTTTTCCAGACCCATTATCCATAGGGATGTTACACCTGACATTTTTTTCTTGGATCAACAGAATGTTGCGAAGCTATTTGATTTATCACTTTGTATGTCCATTCCTGACGGCGAATCGCACATACAAGTTTCTCGAATTGTTGGAAGAAAAGGATATATGGCACCGGAGTATGCAATGCACGGTCGTGCCAATGAGAAATCTGATGTTTTTTCTTTTGGTATGCTTCTACTTGAGATTTTAAGTGGACAGAGCATTTCTTGTCTGAACGAGAAGGATGACAGTCCTATGTGGGAACATTCTGCTCGTGTGAAGCATTATATCAAAAGCAATGAGTTCAACAAGATTGTGGATCCAACCATACTGACAGAGGCAGGATGGCCAGAGAAAGAGCAACAATTACAAGATTTTACTGCTCTTGCTTTTAGATGCATTAGTGAAACAGAAGACGATAGGCCGACAATGACTGATGTAGCAAAACAACTTAGACAAATTGAGCAGTCTGCAACTTGTTAG
- the LOC131153462 gene encoding non-functional pseudokinase ZED1-like isoform X1, with protein MILYMLCGHACVRVQAHLPFFVVSLAFHARNKMKAWLRMKNARATVDTPLMRNGGMLLKQLISSCNGECNPIRCFSAKELQTATNNYDKSRILLDDCVYRLYKGTLEGRPICIKKFHPYYNFQNRIQSIIDEIVVASQMSTHKNVLKLLGCSLETEIPILVYEFTESNGTLADTLYGSNERGLPPLPWKCRLKVAKDIAHAFAYLHTGFSRPIIHRDVTPDIFFLDQQNVAKLFDLSLCMSIPDGESHIQVSRIVGRKGYMAPEYAMHGRANEKSDVFSFGMLLLEILSGQSISCLNEKDDSPMWEHSARVKHYIKSNEFNKIVDPTILTEAGWPEKEQQLQDFTALAFRCISETEDDRPTMTDVAKQLRQIEQSATC; from the coding sequence ATGATTTTGTACATGCTATGTGGGCATGCATGTGTGCGTGTGCAAGCTCATCTACCATTTTTTGTTGTTTCATTAGCATTTCATGCCAGGAACAAGATGAAGGCATGGTTGAGGATGAAGAATGCACGAGCAACAGTTGACACACCTTTGATGAGAAACGGTGGAATGTTACTGAAGCAGTTGATCTCATCTTGTAATGGAGAGTGCAATCCTATCCGTTGCTTCTCTGCTAAAGAGCTCCAAACAGCAACAAATAACTACGACAAAAGTCGCATTCTACTTGATGACTGTGTTTATAGATTGTATAAGGGCACTCTTGAAGGCAGGCCAATTTGCATTAAGAAGTTTCACCCttattataattttcaaaatcgtATTCAGTCAATTATAGATGAAATTGTTGTTGCCTCTCAGATGAGTACTCACAAGAATGTTCTGAAGCTCTTAGGATGCAGCCTAGAGACGGAAATTCCCATTCTAGTGTACGAATTCACTGAGAGTAATGGAACTTTGGCCGACACTCTCTATGGATCCAATGAAAGAGGGTTGCCGCCTCTACCATGGAAATGTAGGTTAAAGGTCGCAAAGGACATAGCACATGCGTTTGCGTATCTACACACGGGCTTTTCCAGACCCATTATCCATAGGGATGTTACACCTGACATTTTTTTCTTGGATCAACAGAATGTTGCGAAGCTATTTGATTTATCACTTTGTATGTCCATTCCTGACGGCGAATCGCACATACAAGTTTCTCGAATTGTTGGAAGAAAAGGATATATGGCACCGGAGTATGCAATGCACGGTCGTGCCAATGAGAAATCTGATGTTTTTTCTTTTGGTATGCTTCTACTTGAGATTTTAAGTGGACAGAGCATTTCTTGTCTGAACGAGAAGGATGACAGTCCTATGTGGGAACATTCTGCTCGTGTGAAGCATTATATCAAAAGCAATGAGTTCAACAAGATTGTGGATCCAACCATACTGACAGAGGCAGGATGGCCAGAGAAAGAGCAACAATTACAAGATTTTACTGCTCTTGCTTTTAGATGCATTAGTGAAACAGAAGACGATAGGCCGACAATGACTGATGTAGCAAAACAACTTAGACAAATTGAGCAGTCTGCAACTTGTTAG
- the LOC131153462 gene encoding non-functional pseudokinase ZED1-like isoform X3, producing MESAILSVASLLKSSKQQQITTTKVAFYLMTVFIDCIRALLKMSTHKNVLKLLGCSLETEIPILVYEFTESNGTLADTLYGSNERGLPPLPWKCRLKVAKDIAHAFAYLHTGFSRPIIHRDVTPDIFFLDQQNVAKLFDLSLCMSIPDGESHIQVSRIVGRKGYMAPEYAMHGRANEKSDVFSFGMLLLEILSGQSISCLNEKDDSPMWEHSARVKHYIKSNEFNKIVDPTILTEAGWPEKEQQLQDFTALAFRCISETEDDRPTMTDVAKQLRQIEQSATC from the exons ATGGAGAGTGCAATCCTATCCGTTGCTTCTCTGCTAAAGAGCTCCAAACAGCAACAAATAACTACGACAAAAGTCGCATTCTACTTGATGACTGTGTTTATAGATTGTATAAGGGCACTCTTGAAG ATGAGTACTCACAAGAATGTTCTGAAGCTCTTAGGATGCAGCCTAGAGACGGAAATTCCCATTCTAGTGTACGAATTCACTGAGAGTAATGGAACTTTGGCCGACACTCTCTATGGATCCAATGAAAGAGGGTTGCCGCCTCTACCATGGAAATGTAGGTTAAAGGTCGCAAAGGACATAGCACATGCGTTTGCGTATCTACACACGGGCTTTTCCAGACCCATTATCCATAGGGATGTTACACCTGACATTTTTTTCTTGGATCAACAGAATGTTGCGAAGCTATTTGATTTATCACTTTGTATGTCCATTCCTGACGGCGAATCGCACATACAAGTTTCTCGAATTGTTGGAAGAAAAGGATATATGGCACCGGAGTATGCAATGCACGGTCGTGCCAATGAGAAATCTGATGTTTTTTCTTTTGGTATGCTTCTACTTGAGATTTTAAGTGGACAGAGCATTTCTTGTCTGAACGAGAAGGATGACAGTCCTATGTGGGAACATTCTGCTCGTGTGAAGCATTATATCAAAAGCAATGAGTTCAACAAGATTGTGGATCCAACCATACTGACAGAGGCAGGATGGCCAGAGAAAGAGCAACAATTACAAGATTTTACTGCTCTTGCTTTTAGATGCATTAGTGAAACAGAAGACGATAGGCCGACAATGACTGATGTAGCAAAACAACTTAGACAAATTGAGCAGTCTGCAACTTGTTAG